In the genome of Vicia villosa cultivar HV-30 ecotype Madison, WI linkage group LG7, Vvil1.0, whole genome shotgun sequence, one region contains:
- the LOC131618950 gene encoding uncharacterized protein LOC131618950 — protein sequence MNCTDAQRVQFGTHMLEKEAEDWWNNTLQRFEEDGIEVTWDLFRDVFLENYFPEDCRGKKEDSRESSSIYKILKGKNQDCGKPYDDKRKQAGFGKKPSWGGSSNSPKCFRCGVEGHKAAECKKEVTTCFKCGKYGHIATNCRGGSNVTCFKCGEKGHVSTKCDKPKKEQAKGKVFALSGAGATTDERLI from the exons ATGAACTGTACTGATGCTcagagagtgcagtttggtactcatatgctggaaaaggaagctgaagATTGGTGGAACAACACTCTTCAGaggtttgaagaagatggaattgaagttacttgggatcttttccgTGATGTTTTCTTGGAGAACTATTTTCCTGAAGATTGTCGTGGgaagaaagag gatagtagagaGAGTTCCTCTATCTACAAGATTTTGAAAGGAAAGAATCAGGAttgtgggaaaccgtatgatgataAGAGGAAACaagctggttttggcaagaagccaagttgGGGAGGATCTTCTAATTCACCTAAGTGCTTCAGATGTGGAGTTGAGGGTCATAAAGCTGCTGAGTGCAAGAAAGAGGTtactacttgtttcaagtgtggcaagtatGGTCACATAGCTACTAATTGTAGAGGTGGTTCGAATGTGACTTGTTTCAAATGTGGAGAGAAAGGCCACGTTAGTACAAAATGtgacaagccaaagaaggagcaagcaaAAGGAAAAGTGTTCGCATTGTCTGGTGCGGGAGCCACTACTGATGAGAGGCTAATTTAA